In Notolabrus celidotus isolate fNotCel1 chromosome 8, fNotCel1.pri, whole genome shotgun sequence, a genomic segment contains:
- the LOC117817887 gene encoding homeodomain-interacting protein kinase 2-like translates to MSQNPASDCVVQPHEAISSSTSCYLVLEYVGKGSFGQVVKTVNIATAKDVALKIVTSEDNRASKRELKMLRAISALDPVKTNVVHFLETFEHRGLTCLAFENLDRNLFQLLMDRQGKPLSLNEIRPIAHQLLTAFDALKGIGVIHADLKPDNIMLVNHQNQPFRVKLIDFGLSLHTSEVRPGLMAQATGYRAPEVILGLPFTEAIDMWGLGCVLSVLYLSHHLLGIRCEYQQMRNIVEVLGQPADHLLDAGSFTNKFFKLNRHYDYPKWWLKTPMEYRLTTGIEPRECQRALNNLDELVTLYPALEEDIQLEDLRAFLSLLKCLLHTDHEQRISPDKALKHPFISMVHLQEELDTSMYAEDSFNKMILQTNDSDEELTIQIEIEEEMKAGETPSLFHPDPEESAPANIFVSINIFETSDGTKDGSAEDISAVSHCAAQEDSEENEEELRLATDGPSVEEAPAKVKRSSLRRIRKFFSRAIRTVFRIKKKS, encoded by the exons ATGTCTCAGAATCCAGCCTCAGATTGTGTGGTGCAACCGCACGAAGCAATTTCCAGCAGCACCAGTTGTTACCTTGTCCTGGAGTATGTTGGAAAAGGAAGCTTTGGCCAAGTTGTCAAAACTGTGAATATAGCGACAGCAAAGGACGTGGCTCTAAAGATAGTCACATCTGAGGACAACAGAGCTTCAAAAAGAGAG CTCAAAATGCTCCGGGCTATCAGTGCTCTTGACCCGGTCAAGACAAATGTTGTGCATTTCCTTGAAACCTTTGAGCACAGAGGTCTAACCTGTCTGGCATTTGAGAATCTAGACAGAAACCTCTTCCAGCTTCTGATGGACAGGCAGGGGAAGCCGCTGTCGCTCAATGAAATCAGACCAATCGCACATCAG CTGCTCACAGCTTTTGATGCTCTCAAAGGTATTGGTGTCATCCACGCTGACCTGAAGCCTGATAACATCATGCTGGTGAACCATCAGAACCAGCCCTTCAGAGTCAAGCTCATAGATTTTGGTCTGTCACTTCACACCAGTGAAGTGAGGCCGGGTCTGATGGCACAGGCTACCGGGTACAG AGCACCTGAAGTGATCCTGGGTCTCCCCTTCACAGAGGCGATCGACATGTGGGGTCTGGGTTGTGTCCTCTCAGTGCTCTACCTCTCCCATCACCTGCTTGGGATACGTTGTGAGTACCAGCAG ATGAGAAACATAGTTGAGGTCCTCGGCCAGCCAGCCGACCACCTCCTCGATGCCGGCAGCTTCACCAATAAATTCTTCAAGCTGAACCGGCACTATGACTATCCAAAGTGGTGGCTTAAG ACTCCAATGGAGTACAGGCTGACTACTGGTATTGAGCCTAGAGAATGTCAGAGGGCTCTCAATAATCTGGATGAGCTTGTTACA CTCTATCCTGCCTTAGAGGAGGACATCCAGCTAGAGGATCTGAGAGCTTTCCTGAGCCTCTTAAAATGTCTCCTTCATACTGATCATGAACAGAGAATCAGTCCTGACAAGGCCCTAAAGCACCCATTTATATCCATGGTGCACCtacaggaggagctggacacCAGCATGTA CGCTGAAGACTCATTTAATAAAATGATCCTCCAAACCAACGACTCGGATGAGGAGCTGACTATTCAGATAGAAatagaagaggagatgaaagctGGAGAAactccatccctctttcatcCAGATCCTGAAGAATCTGCCCCAGCTAACATTTTTGTCAGCattaacatttttgaaacatCTGATGGCACTAAAGATGGCTCAGCTGAGGACATATCAGCTGTAAGCCACTGTGCAGCACAGGAGGACAGTGAGGAGaatgaggaggagctgaggttGGCCACTGATGGGCCATCCGTTGAAGAAGCACCTGCAAAGGTGAAGAGGAGCTCACTGAGAAGGATACGAAAGTTCTTTAGCAGAGCCATAAGGACTGTGTTTCGGATAAAGAAGAAATCCTAG